Within Pseudomonas alloputida, the genomic segment AGTTTGCCACGCGAGGTATGCCGTTCCTGGGCCTTGGGCCCGCCGCCCTGGGCAACCTGGGCGAGCAGGCCGCGCAGGGCCTGGACCTGTTCGAGCATGGCCGCGCTGTTGACGGCAAATTCTGCCGAACGCGGGTTGATCTGGGTGTGCAAGGTAGCCATGTGCGCCCGTCCCTTATGTTCAGCGGGTTTCGTTGAACAGTTCGCGGCCGATCAGCATCCGGCGGATTTCACTGGTGCCGGCACCGATTTCGTACAGCTTGGCGTCGCGCAACAGGCGGCCAGCCGGGAATTCGTTGATATAGCCGTTGCCGCCAAGAATCTGGATCGCCTCCAGGGCCATTTGCGTGGCACGCTCGGCGGTGTACAGGATCACGCCGGCAGCGTCCTTGCGGGTGGTTTCGCCACGGTCGCACGCCTGAGCCACGGCATACAGGTAGGCGCGGCTGGCATTGAGCTGGGTGTACATGTCGGCAATCTTGCCCTGGATCAGCTGGAACTCGCCGATGCTCTGGCCGAATTGCTTGCGGTCGTGGATATACGGCACCACCAGGTCCATGCAGCTTTGCATGATGCCGGTCGGGCCGCCGGACAGCACCACACGTTCGTAGTCCAGGCCGCTCATAAGGACGCGCACGCCGCCGTTGAGCTGGCCCAGAATGTTCTCTGCCGGCACTTCCACGCCATCGAAGAACAACTCGCAGGTGTTGGACCCGCGCATGCCCAGCTTGTCGAACTTGTTGCTGCGGCTGAAGCCTTTCCAGTCGCGCTCGACGATGAACGCGGTGATGCCGTGCGCACCCTTGTCCAGGTCGGTCTTGGCGTAAATCACGTAGGTGTTGGCGTCGGGACCGTTGGTGATCCAGGTCTTGCTGCCGTTGAGCACGTAGTGATCGCCGCGTTTTTCTGCGCGCAGCTTCATCGACACCACGTCGGAACCGGCATTGGGCTCGCTCATGGCCAAGGCGCCGATGTGCTCGCCGCTGATCAGCTTGGGCAGGTACTTGAGCTTCTGCTCGTGGGTGCCGTTGCGGTTGATCTGGTTGACGCACAGGTTGGAATGGGCGCCGTAGGACAGCGCCACCGAGGCGGAGCCACGGCTGATCTCTTCCATCGACACCACATGGGCCAGGTAGCCCAGGCCAGCGCCGCCGTACTCTTCCGGTACGGTGATGCCCAGCAGGCCCATGTCACCGAACTTGCGCCACATGTCGGCGGGGAACAGGTTGTCGTGGTCGATCTGCGCGGCCCTTGGGGCCAGTTCAGCGGCGACGAAGGTGCGCACCTGGTCGCGGAGCATGTCGATGGTCTCGCCCAGGGCGAAGTTCAGGGAGGGGTAATGCATGCTGGGGCACCTTCTTGTTCTTGAAATTGGGTTACACCATAGCTTGGGATCCGGCCCCGCCCCCTGTGGGAGCGGGCATGCCCGCGAATACGTCAGCAGGGTCACCGTCATTACCTGATTGGTCGCATTCGCGGGCAAGCCCGCTCCCACAGAGGGCGGCGTGGCGCCTCAAGTGGGTGTCGTTCATCACCTTTACGTTAACGTAAACCTGCATGAGGGTCACTGTCAATCCACTCGTCACCTTTACGTAAACGTAAATCTGCGCCAGAGTATTCCCGCTTGCTTCAGCCGTGCCCAAAACAACCACAAGAAGGGACACCCATGAGTCAACCGAGCTATACCCGCGGTCGCCAGGACCGACCCTTGCTGACCCAGACCATCGGCCAGGCCTTCGATGCCACCGTGGCCCGCTGTTGCGACAGCGAGGCCCTGGTGTCCCGCCACCAGGGCCTGCGTTACAGCTGGCGGCAGTTGGCCGAACAGGTCGAAATATACGCCCGCGCCCTGATCGCACTGGGCGTGAACACCGGCGACCGTGTTGGCATCTGGTCGCCCAACTGCGCCCAGTGGTGCATCTTGCAGCTGGCCAGTGCCAAGGTCGGTGCCATTCTGGTCAACATCAACCCGGCCTACCGTGTGGGCGAACTGGAATACGTGTTGCGCCAGTCCGGCTGCCGCTGGCTGGTCTGCGCTGAAGCCTTCAAGACGTCTGATTACCACACCATGGTGCAGGAGCTGGTGCCTGAACTGGCCAGTGCCGCGCCTGGTGAGCTGGCCAGTGAATGCCTGCCCGAGTTGCGTGGCGTCATCAGCCTGGCCGCCAACCCGCCTGCCGGCTTCCTGCCCTGGCACGCATTTGCCGAGCGGGCAGGGCAGACGTCTGTCGAGGCCTGCACAGCCCGTCAGCAAAGCCTGCAATTCGACCAGCCGGTAAACATCCAGTACACCTCCGGCACCACCGGTGCACCCAAAGGTGCCACGCTCAGTCACTACAACATCCTCAACAACGGTTTCATGGTGGGTGAAAGCCTTGGCCTGACGGCCCGCGACCGTATGGTGATCCCGGTGCCGCTGTACCATTGCTTCGGCATGGTCATGGCAAACCTCGGCTGCATCACCCACGGCAGCACCATGATCTACCCCAACGATGCTTTCGACGCCGAACTTACCTTGCGCGCCGTGGCCGAGGAGCGCGCCACCATCCTCTACGGCGTACCGACCATGTTCATCGCCATGCTCGACCACCCGTCCCGTGCCCACATGGACCTGTCGACCCTGCGCAGCGGCATCATGGCCGGCGCTACCTGCCCGATCGAGGTGATGCGCCGGGTCATCGACCAGATGCACATGGCAGAAGTGCAGATCGCCTACGGCATGACCGAAACCAGCCCCGTGTCGCTGCAGACCGGCCCGGACGACGATCTGGAGCTGCGCGTGACCACCGTCGGCCGCACCCAGCCGCAGCTGGAGAACAAGCTGGTGGACGCCGATGGCTGCATCGTCCCTCGCGGAGAGATTGGCGAACTGTGCACCCGCGGCTACAGCGTGATGCTTGGCTACTGGGACAACCCCCAGGCCACGGCGGATGCCATCGACCCGGCCGGCTGGATGCATTCGGGTGACCTGGCGGTGATGGACGAGCAGGGCTGTGTGCGCATCGTCGGGCGCAACAAGGACATGATCATTCGCGGCGGCGAGAACATTTACCCGCGTGAGCTGGAGGAGTTTTTCTACACCCACCCGGCGGTGGCCGATGCGCAGGTGATCGGCATTCCGTGCAGCCGCTATGGCGAAGAGATCGTCGCCTGGATCAAGCTGCACCCGGGGCACAGCGCCACGGTCGAGGAGCTGCAGGGCTGGTGCAAGGCACGCATCGCACACTTCAAGGTGCCGCGGTATATACGTTTTGTCGACGAGTACCCGATGACCGTGACCGGCAAGGTGCAGAAGTTCCGCATGCGTGAGATCAGTGTGGCGGAGATTGCGGCTGCATCTGCGGGTTGATGTGCTGGCGCGGCCGGCCTCTTCGCGGGTAAACCCGCTCCTACCAGGGGCAGCGCCGCATTCAAGGCCGGCACGGTCCCTGGTAGGAGCGGGTTTACCCGCGAAGAGGCCGGCCCGATCAATGCAAGATCTTCACCTTGCCAAGCACCCGGTCATCCTCAACCTTTCAATGGAGCAGCGCAGATCAGCTGTTCACGCCGGTGCCGTGGTCTACCCTTAAGCCTTCACCGGTGGCTCCTGGCTCGGCGGGTCGCCCACTGTCGGCGGCACGGTCGGCTTGATCGGCAGCTCGTCCGGGTCTTCTTCCGGTACGGGTGGCGGCAAGCTCGGGTCGTCGATATTGGGATCGGGTGTCTCCGGTGGAATGGGAATGTTCATGGCCTGACCTCGCGTGGGTGGGTGAAGAGGTGCTGTAGGCTCTGACCGCTGGCAGCTGCCGTTCGCTCAATTATTTTGAACCCCCCGCCTGTGCCCGGCTCTGAACCCTTACCGCCACCAGCCTGAGGGAGCAAGGTCGATGTCACGAAACGAGCCCTTTGAAAGCGTGCCCATGGCGAACGATCACCCGGACCAGGCCATTAGCCTGGCCCAGGCGCTGTTGGCGCCACGCATCGTGATCGAAGACACCCAACCCGTGCTCGACGCCGGCAGCTTCGCCGCCAAGGCCGTCAGCGGCCAGCCTGTGGCCGTCAGCACCAAGGCCTACAGCGACGGCCACGACCGCCTGGCGGTGATGCTCAACTGGCGCCAGGCCCACAGCCGGCGCTGGCATTGCGTGCCGATGCAGTCGGCGGGCAACGACCTGTGGCAGGCCGAATTCACCCCCACCGAGCTGGGCCCGCACCGGTTCAGTATCGAGGCCTGGATCGACCCGTTTGCCACCTATTGCCACGATCTGGAGAAGAAGTACCACGCCGGCGTCGAGGTAAAACTGGAACTGGAAGAAGGCCGCTTGATGCTGGGCAAAGGCATCGAGCTGTGCAGCGGCGCCCTGCGCGAGGCGCTCGAGGCTGTGCAGAGCCGCCTGGCCACGCTCAGTACCGATGATCAGGTGGCCGTGTTTCTCGACCCGACCACCGCCCGCCTCATGGGTGAAGCCGAACACCGTAGCTACCTGACCCGCAGTCCTGATTTCCCCCTTGATGTCGACCGCCCGGCCGCATTGTTCGCCAGCTGGTACGAGCTGTTCCCGCGCTCGATTACCGACGACCCGCAGCGTCACGGCACCTTCAACGACGTGCACGAACGGCTGCCGATGATCCGCGACATGGGCTTCGACGTCCTGTACTTCCCGCCCATCCACCCCATCGGCATGCAGCATCGCAAGGGCCGCAACAACGCCCTCAAGGCCGAGCCGGGCGACCCGGGTAGCCCGTATGCCATTGGCAGCCCGGAGGGCGGCCACGAGGCGATTCACCCGCAACTGGGCAGCCGCGATGACTTCCGTCGACTGGTGGCTGCGGCGGCGGAACACGGCCTGGAAATCGCCCTCGATTTCGCCATCCAGTGCTCTCAGGACCACCCCTGGCTCAAGGAGCACCCGGGCTGGTTCAGCTGGCGCCCGGACGGCACCATCCGCTACGCCGAAAACCCGCCGAAAAAGTACCAGGACATCGTCAACGTCGATTTCTATGCGCCAGAGGCCGTGCCTTCGCTGTGGCTCGCCCTGCGCGATGTGGTGGTCGGCTGGGTCGAGGAGGGCGTCAAGACCTTCCGTGTCGACAACCCGCACACCAAGCCGTTGCCGTTCTGGCAATGGCTGATCGCCAATGTGCGCAGCCAGCACCCCGACGTCATCTTCCTCGCCGAAGCCTTTACCAAGCCGGCGATGATGGCGCGCCTGGGCAAGGTCGGCTACGCACAGAGCTATACCTATTTCACCTGGCGCAACCACAAGCAGGAGCTGCGCGAATATTTCGAGCAGCTCAATCAGCCGCCGTGGAGCCAGTGCTACCGGCCCAACTTCTTCGTCAATACACCGGACATCAACCCGTTTTTCCTGCACACCTCAGGCCGCGCAGGTTTCCTGATCCGTGCCGCGCTGGCGACCATGGGCTCAGGCTTGTGGGGCATGTATTCGGGCTTCGAGCTGTGCGAGGGCACGCCGTTGCCGGGCAAGGAGGAGTACCTGGATTCGGAGAAGTACGAAATCCGCCCACGCGATTTCACCCAGCCCGGCAACATCATCGCCGAGATCGCCCAGCTCAACCGTATTCGCCGGCAGAACCGCGCCTTGCAAACCCACCTGGGCGTGGCCTTCTTCAATTGCTGGAACGACAACATCCTGTACTTCGCCAAGCGTACGCCCGAGCGGGACAACTACATCCTGGTGGCCGTCAGCCTCGACCCGCACAACGCCCAGGAGGCGCACTTCGAGTTGCCCCTGTGGGAGTTGGGGCTGGACGACAACGCCGAAACCCAGGGTGAAGACCTGATGAACGGCCACCGCTGGTCGTGGTACGGCAAGACCCAATGGATGCGCATAGAGCCCTGGCACCTGCCGTTCGGCATCTGGCGCATCGAAAAAGCCCGTTAACAAGGTTCAGACTGTGCCCCCCCCCCCCGTAGGAGCGGGTTTATCCGCGAACACCGGCGAAGCCGGTGCCATGCACCTCGGCACCGCGGTGTCATCTTCGCGGGTAAACCCGCTCCTACGGGGGATCGAGCAAGCTCGGATGTCTGTGCATGCAATTGAAAGGAGTCGCACATGGCCAAGCGTTCCCGCCCGGCAGCCTT encodes:
- a CDS encoding alpha-1,4-glucan--maltose-1-phosphate maltosyltransferase, with the translated sequence MSRNEPFESVPMANDHPDQAISLAQALLAPRIVIEDTQPVLDAGSFAAKAVSGQPVAVSTKAYSDGHDRLAVMLNWRQAHSRRWHCVPMQSAGNDLWQAEFTPTELGPHRFSIEAWIDPFATYCHDLEKKYHAGVEVKLELEEGRLMLGKGIELCSGALREALEAVQSRLATLSTDDQVAVFLDPTTARLMGEAEHRSYLTRSPDFPLDVDRPAALFASWYELFPRSITDDPQRHGTFNDVHERLPMIRDMGFDVLYFPPIHPIGMQHRKGRNNALKAEPGDPGSPYAIGSPEGGHEAIHPQLGSRDDFRRLVAAAAEHGLEIALDFAIQCSQDHPWLKEHPGWFSWRPDGTIRYAENPPKKYQDIVNVDFYAPEAVPSLWLALRDVVVGWVEEGVKTFRVDNPHTKPLPFWQWLIANVRSQHPDVIFLAEAFTKPAMMARLGKVGYAQSYTYFTWRNHKQELREYFEQLNQPPWSQCYRPNFFVNTPDINPFFLHTSGRAGFLIRAALATMGSGLWGMYSGFELCEGTPLPGKEEYLDSEKYEIRPRDFTQPGNIIAEIAQLNRIRRQNRALQTHLGVAFFNCWNDNILYFAKRTPERDNYILVAVSLDPHNAQEAHFELPLWELGLDDNAETQGEDLMNGHRWSWYGKTQWMRIEPWHLPFGIWRIEKAR
- a CDS encoding AMP-binding protein, with the translated sequence MSQPSYTRGRQDRPLLTQTIGQAFDATVARCCDSEALVSRHQGLRYSWRQLAEQVEIYARALIALGVNTGDRVGIWSPNCAQWCILQLASAKVGAILVNINPAYRVGELEYVLRQSGCRWLVCAEAFKTSDYHTMVQELVPELASAAPGELASECLPELRGVISLAANPPAGFLPWHAFAERAGQTSVEACTARQQSLQFDQPVNIQYTSGTTGAPKGATLSHYNILNNGFMVGESLGLTARDRMVIPVPLYHCFGMVMANLGCITHGSTMIYPNDAFDAELTLRAVAEERATILYGVPTMFIAMLDHPSRAHMDLSTLRSGIMAGATCPIEVMRRVIDQMHMAEVQIAYGMTETSPVSLQTGPDDDLELRVTTVGRTQPQLENKLVDADGCIVPRGEIGELCTRGYSVMLGYWDNPQATADAIDPAGWMHSGDLAVMDEQGCVRIVGRNKDMIIRGGENIYPRELEEFFYTHPAVADAQVIGIPCSRYGEEIVAWIKLHPGHSATVEELQGWCKARIAHFKVPRYIRFVDEYPMTVTGKVQKFRMREISVAEIAAASAG
- a CDS encoding isovaleryl-CoA dehydrogenase; translation: MHYPSLNFALGETIDMLRDQVRTFVAAELAPRAAQIDHDNLFPADMWRKFGDMGLLGITVPEEYGGAGLGYLAHVVSMEEISRGSASVALSYGAHSNLCVNQINRNGTHEQKLKYLPKLISGEHIGALAMSEPNAGSDVVSMKLRAEKRGDHYVLNGSKTWITNGPDANTYVIYAKTDLDKGAHGITAFIVERDWKGFSRSNKFDKLGMRGSNTCELFFDGVEVPAENILGQLNGGVRVLMSGLDYERVVLSGGPTGIMQSCMDLVVPYIHDRKQFGQSIGEFQLIQGKIADMYTQLNASRAYLYAVAQACDRGETTRKDAAGVILYTAERATQMALEAIQILGGNGYINEFPAGRLLRDAKLYEIGAGTSEIRRMLIGRELFNETR